TGAACACCCATGGCTGCCTAAGTTAAGACAGAGCATCAGAGAGATCAAAATCATCATATTCTTTCATCTGTGTGGTTGGATTCTCTTCACTAACTGCCTTCCAGGGACGTCCAGGACATCTGGGGGAGGTTGTTTCTGGAAAATCAGGTATCACCTTAAATGAAAGGCTATCTGGTTCTATCCGGATATCAGGAATCCAGTCATCACTGAGCTCGGTGGGAGACGGGGCTATGTGAGGCATCCCAGCTTCAATGAGATCGGAATCCTGAAAGCTAGAGGAGGTGACTGTCTCCCCTGGCCAGGCTAGGGGAGGGCGGAGGGTGGGCCCCTTTGTGGCCTCTTGTATCTGTGCAGAAGCTGTGGGACTATCTTCAGAAGAGCTTGCCCAATGCTCTGCTTTCTGCTCAGAGAGCTTCCCAGtgcttttgtctttatttttatgttttccatgGCCACGGCCATGCCTATGCTTGTGAGACAGGTCATGTTCCATTTCATGCTCATGGCCAAGGCCATGTCCCCTTTGGTGTTTAAGGATATGCTTAAGTTTGGGTTGTTGTCCGTGACCAAGGCCAAGCCCCTTTTGGTGCCCATGGTCTTGGTCATGCTCAAGTTTTTGGCTACGGTCAATGCCATGTTTTGTATGCTTTTTATGGAACTGGCCATGCCCATGGTTGGGTACTTGTTCATTTTCTGCATCCTGCTCTTCTTGGTCAGGTACCATGGAAGTATAGGGTGAACTTACAGTTGTTCCTTCGTTGGTTTCCTGTACTTTTACTGCTCGGAAAGGTGAAAAACCTGGAGGCCTTCTCATCATTATATTCTAGAAAGGAAATATTAAGATGAATTTGTTACTGTGAAAACCACACTGTCCACGAAGAAAGAAGAGTCTGAGATCACacaatgctctttttttttttttttttttttcctgaggtagggttttgctctagcctaggctgacctggaattcactgtgtaatctcaggctggccttgaactcagggctatcctcctacctctgcctcctgaatgctgggattaaaggcctgcgccaccacgcctggctgaagtcTTTTTTCAAAATAACATTGAGCTATACCGTATATTATGGCAAGAACCTGAACCAGAAAAAGGGAGAAGAGGCAATTTGCATTAAAGATAGGGAATTGTGGACTTTTTTTCCCTGATAAAAGGTAGGGACTTTGAAGTCAGGCAGGACCCCTCTAATAATCAGGACCCTGGGGCAAAGGATGAGCTCTGACTTGACCTACGCTGGATATAAGCACCACAAGCTTCatactcctgccaaatcagagcaAGAAGCGGCCTCCCAGGGCTTTAGGGAGGGTTAATGGAAAATGCGAGGGAAGCTTTCTTCAGAGTGCCTGTGACAGAGGGAACAGTAATGTCATTCACTCTGGGACCTCCGAGTCTTTCCAATCTTACACGtctcatctttgacaaaggagaaAGTGCTGTTTATCACCTGGGCTCTTGACAGATCTAAAAAAGATGATGAAAAAACTGAGTTTTTTCAGACCTGAATCATGGGTATGAATCTTTAGGAGATCTTTTTAAAACACAGGCTTTGCATTTCTCCCACAGCTCCTTGACTAGAAGCAGAGTCTGTGAGAGCTGTGGGTGCCCCGGGCGCACCTGGAAGGCTTGTGGCTAGGGTTAGCATCCTGTAGTACAGACAGTTCCTCAATACTGGCCCACAATGGCTTCCAGGGAACACTGACAGTGGGTAAAATGAGAGGTTTGTTGCTGTCCTTTTGAGCTTTTATAAAAAGCAAGaatgttgctgggcgtggtggcgcacacctttaatcccagcacttgggaggcagaggtaggaggattgccatgagttcaggcccacgctgaaactacataattaattccaggtcagcctggaccacagtgagaccctacctcgaaaaaacaaacaaacaaacaaacaaaaaaagcaaaaatgtgttggagggatggcttagtggttaaggtgcttgcctgtgaagactaaggacccaggttctattccccagtatccaagtaagccagatgcacaaggtgctgcttatgtctgttcatttgtagtggctagaggccctggcatgcccattctttctttccctctctctctttatcaagtaaatcagcaaataaaaataaaataaagcaagattAACATAGAAATTTAAGATTTCTTGCCACTTATAAAAGTTAGATACCTCTCTCTACTCATTTCAGTAAtgactcattttttgttttttgaggtagggtctcacggtagcccaggctgacctggaattcactatggagtctcagggtggcctcgaactcatggcaatcctcctacctctgcctcccaactgctgggattaaaggcacgtgccatcaCGTCCGGCTTTATGACTCATTTTTAATCCGCAAAACACAGCTTTGCAGAATAGCAGAATTGACCCCAAGCTGACTGTAGTGAAAACGTACCATGTCTAGTGGTTGACAGTTGACGGTGGGGAAAATTTTGTTCTCCCAAAGCCTCATGTAAACATTAGCACTGCAGCTTAGACTTTGCTACTCATGAGAACAGAAGCCAAAAGAGAAACAATGTTAGTCACGAAATACTGAGCAAGTGATACTTAAAACACCAAATACATTTTCAGTGAAAAAGCAGACTACTGCGTTACCACTCACCCCAAGGCTGTTGATCTCACAAGCTTCTGTCAATTCTGTGTTGCTTTCCTTGGAACAGGTGGTCTCCCTGGCTGTGAATTCAATATAAAATTTCTGCCCACCTACCACCTGGAAAATTAATTAGAACAACATAATAGCTTTATGATTATTTGTGTAATAAGTTATAgtttaaaaattgtttacttattgatttatttgagagagagagagtgagtgagcccACCCCTttcctctgcagatgaactccagatgtatgcactactttgtgcatctggctttaatcccagtactcaggaggcagaggtaggagaatcgccatgagtttgaggccaccctgaaactacatagtgaattccaggtcagtctgggctagagtgaccctacctcgaaaaaaaacaaaaaaacctcactaGTAAGTTGGCAaattgactatttatttatttatttattttacaaatattatttatttgagagagagagagagagagagagaatgggcgtgccagggcctccagccactgcaaacaaattccagatgcatgtgccctctagtgcatctggcttacgtgggtcctggagaattgaaccgggatcctttggctttgcaggcaaatgccttaaccactaagccatctctccagcccacaaattgaCTATTTAGAGAGTGGTTGTTGGCCAATTCATCAGCTAATTTCCAGCTTCCACCCCAGAACGTCGACCAGTGAATCTGCAGAGAACTGTATCTACTGAGGTGTACATTTTTGAGAATGAAGGgcaccttccttcttccctccctccttccctccctccttcccttcttcccttcctttctttccttccttcctccctctttccctacctctcctcccttccctttcttccttccttcccttcttctctccctctctttctctctttctttcagggctcctttcttttctttttctttttttttttttttttgaggtaggttttcactctagcccaggctgacctggaattcactatggagtctcagggtggctttgaactcacagtgatcctcctacctctgcctcccgaatgctgggattaaaggcgtgtgccaccatgtccggcttcagGGCTCCTTTCTTAACAGCAAACCTCAAACGTACAATCGGTGGCACACAATTCGTATATTAAGAATAAGGGTGCTGGgtggtggtggtacacgcctttaaggcagaggtaggaggatcgccaccctgagactacatagtgaattccaggtcagcctgggctacagtgagaccttaccttgaaaaacaaaaacaagaagaaaaaagaaaaaagaaaaagaaaagaaaaacaaaaacaaacaaaacaacagcaacaacagaaaagaaTAAGGGAATTTCATAAGGATCCAGAAACTTCAAGTGAAAAGCCAAGCTGACACAGCAGCCTACCATGGATGTGGGTCACTGGTGGTGGAGAGGGGGAGCAGTGGGGTACCTGAGACAGGAATGAGGGTCTGTGTCATACCGTGTCCTGTGTCACAGTGTCAGTTATGATTTACTTTATTAATATGTCTGTTTACTCTTTTTCATTGGAAGACTAGCACAGGAggttaaaaagatgaaaacaaacccATTGTGCCAGCTCTGCGAATGACCACTATGGATGGTCTGAAGCATTGTCTCTTTGGAAGGCCCAACACTATCCACCTATCACATGCGGATTCATGTCTCTTCAGTATTGCTTTCTGTACTTTTCTATAATGCAGTTCAGAACATAACGTACACTCATTTTATGCCCCTTTTTTTTCAGTTCAACATTAAAGCACAAGACATTTCCACAGGAACACCCCTtacaaaaatgttcaacattccatTGTAAGGATCTGCCAGATATTACCTAATCCTTCCTTTACTATTCAGCATTTCCACAGCTAACATTTTTTGTTCTTATCATTAAAATTTAATATGACTATCATATTGCATATGAagattcctattttattttaattttttgaggcaagcccaacagactggccttaaaaatttatttatttatttattcgagagagagagagacagagggcatgccagggaatccagccattgcaaacgaactccagatacatgtgccaccgtgtgcatctgtcttacgtgggtcctggggaatcaaacctgggtcctctggctttgtaggtaagtgccttaaatgctaagccatccccccacctttggaatgagagagagtgagaacaagagagagagagagagagaattggtgcaccagggcctccagccaatttaaccaaactccatatgcatgagccacctgtgcacatgtacaatcttgcacatgcgtcaccttgtatgtctgacttacgtgggacctggagagtcaagcatggatccttaggcttcgaagttaagtgccttaactgttaagccatctctccagccccaaattcctaTGTTAGATTCCTAGATACTCAATTACTGAGCCAAAAatagaaatttttctttctttttttctttggttttttaaggtaggatctcactctaggccaggctgacctgggatttgctacatagtctcagggtggccttgaactcactgcaatcctcctacctctgcctccccagtgttgggattaaaggcgtgcactaccatgcccagcaaaaaataaataggagccgggcgtggtggcgcacgcctttaatcccagcactcgggaggcagaggtaggaggatcaccgtgagttcgaggccaccctgagactacatagtgaattccaggtcagcctgagccagagtgagaccctacctcgaaaaaccaaaaataaaataaaataaaataaaataaaataaataaataggaacttTTAAGTGAGAATTTCCTCACTAGATTAGATTATAAGGATCATGCTGTCTTTCTGTAGTAATTTGGTCTAGTTTGTCTATTTTTCTTTAGCTTGTATTCATGGAAGCCAGTTTTGAATGTCCCTGAACTTGTTGGTCATAGACTACCAGAGTTGGCAGGAATTCCAGCTCCTCTAATGTAGCcactcattttacagatggggttACAAAGGCTGAGTAGGTTTGAATGACACCTGAGTCACCAAGGACGGAGGCTGTGGTAGAGCTGTGACCCCCAGATGAAGGCACCCCTGATCCTTTGCTAGGATAGGGCATGAAAGGAGAGATGATACCCCAGAGGTAAGAGATGTGCATCCCAGGCAGTGGAAACAGTGGAGAAACAACATGGTGAGATGAGAGCAGAGTCCAATCAATGACAACGGATTACTGGAATGGCTAAGCCCAAGCGGTTTTCTGTTGTTCTTTTgtattatattatactatatacattacatttttatttatttatttattcacttagagagagaaagagaaagaatgggtatgccaaggcctctagccactccagactcatgcaccaccatgaacatctggctcatgagggttctggggacttgaacctgggtccttaggcttcatagacaagcaccttaaccactaaaccatctctctaacccaaatattataaaacatctataaaaatataatatagggctggcatacccattctctatctctctgcctttctctcaaatgaataaacaaaaataaaatattttagctgggcatggttgcacccgcctttcatctcagcacttgggaggcagaagtaggaggatcaccatgagtttgagactacatagtgaattccaggtcagtctgagctagagtgagaccctaccttgaaaaacaaaacaaatatatatatatatatatacatatatatatatatatatatatatatatgaaataaagtatgatattaatgttttatttacttattcaacaaagagggagggaaaaagagaaagaatgagtgtgctagagcttcttactgctgcaaatgaactccagatgcatgtgcgtctgtgtgtctggctttatggggtactggggaatcaaacatgggccagtggactttacaagcaagcacctttaaccactgagccatctctccagcctgtattgcCTTGCTTTATAGACCATACTatcctggaattgactatgcagCTTGACCTCAAGCCTGTGGTAATTCTGATATCCCAGCTTCCTGAGCATtgggcatcaccatgccctgcactaatttttttttcccccctgggagtgagagagtgactgagaaagagaaggagataattgccacactagggcctccagctactgcgatcacattccagatgcaagtgccccctcttgtgcaccttgtgtgcctgcatcattgtgtgtctgccttatgtaggacctggagagttgaacatgagtccttaggcttcgcaggtgagtcttaattgctaagctatctctccagacccccgcccttattttttgaggtaaggtctcactttagtccaggctgacctggaattcactatgttttctcagaatggccttgaacccacagtgatcctgctacctctgcctcctgagtgctggaattaaagatgtgtgcctgtCCTTTTAATGAGGGATGAGTCATagaaaggaatagaaaaaaaaaaaagtctcagccgggtgtggtggcgcacgcctttaatcccagcactcggaggcagaggtaggaggattgccatgagttcaaggccaccctgagatgacggagttaattccaggtcagcctggaacagagtgagaccctacctggaaaaagcaaaagaataaaaaaattgtcTAGTTGTTCCTAGCCTGAGTTTTGTTAATTACATAGTAGTTGCTATTATTTATATAGTGTTTAAAGTTTGAAAAGGGATTTGCTATACATTATCTTATTTGACCTTCAACCAGCCATTGCAGTAGGAAACAAAGAGAGTACTTTAAGATACTTGCTCAAAAGCAGGGCCTGgtggatgcacacctttaatcccagcatttgggaggcagatataggaagatttttgtgagttctaggtcagactaggctgagtgagaccctacttcaaaaaaaaaaaaaaaatcatacatcaAACATGAATCAGAATTGGGGTACAGAATTTAAACCTACTAAACtactgagccagatgtggt
The genomic region above belongs to Jaculus jaculus isolate mJacJac1 chromosome 5, mJacJac1.mat.Y.cur, whole genome shotgun sequence and contains:
- the Kng1 gene encoding kininogen-1 isoform X1, which translates into the protein MKLITILFLCSRLLLSLSQEVVSQEVDCDDEDVFQAVDAALKKYNIRNQTGNHFVLYRITEATKMVGSETFYSLKYQIKEGDCSVQSTKSWQDCDYKMPAVEAATGECTATVGKRSNNKFSVATQTCKITPAEGSIVTAQYTCLGCVHPISTDSPELEPVLRHAIQHFNNNTEHSHLFALGEVKKARRQVVAGWNFELTYTIVQTNCSKKNFLFLTPDCKSLLNGDVGECTDNTYMNPELKIAAFSQNCDLYPGEDLVQPLPKHCPGCPREIPVDSPELKEALTHSILKLNAENNSTFYFKIETVKRATSQVVGGQKFYIEFTARETTCSKESNTELTEACEINSLGQSLSCSANVYMRLWENKIFPTVNCQPLDMNIMMRRPPGFSPFRAVKVQETNEGTTVSSPYTSMVPDQEEQDAENEQVPNHGHGQFHKKHTKHGIDRSQKLEHDQDHGHQKGLGLGHGQQPKLKHILKHQRGHGLGHEHEMEHDLSHKHRHGRGHGKHKNKDKSTGKLSEQKAEHWASSSEDSPTASAQIQEATKGPTLRPPLAWPGETVTSSSFQDSDLIEAGMPHIAPSPTELSDDWIPDIRIEPDSLSFKVIPDFPETTSPRCPGRPWKAVSEENPTTQMKEYDDFDLSDALS